In the Colletotrichum higginsianum IMI 349063 chromosome 7 map unlocalized unitig_7, whole genome shotgun sequence genome, one interval contains:
- a CDS encoding ATP-citrate synthase subunit 1 — protein sequence MPSATTPANGAKAASGLSANDNITRFSAPSRPLSPLPEHALFNDKTRCFVYGLQPRAVQGMLDFDFICKRKTPSVAGIIYTFGGQFVSKMYWGTSETLLPVYQEVPKAIAKHPDVDVVVNFASSRSVYTSTMELMEFPQIKTIAIIAEGVPERRAREIAHKAQLKGITIIGPATVGGIKPGCFKIGNTGGMMDNIVASKLYRKGSVGYVSKSGGMSNELNNIIANNTDGVYEGVAIGGDRYPGTTFIDHLLRYQADPDCKILVLLGEVGGVEEYKVIKAVEDGVITKPIVAWAIGTCASMFKTEVQFGHAGAFANSTLETAKTKNEKMKEAGFYVPETFEDMPQVLKALYDSLVKNGTIKPQPEPVVPKIPIDYSWAQELGLIRKPAAFISTISDDRGQELLYAGMPISDVFKEEIGIGGVMSLLWFRRRLPPYASKFLEMVLMLTADHGPAVSGAMNTIITTRAGKDLISSLVAGLLTIGSRFGGALDGAAEEFTKAFDKGLSPREFVDNMRKANKLIPGIGHRVKSRNNPDLRVELVKEYVKAKFPNHKLLDYALAVETVTTSKKDNLILNVDGCIAVCFVDLMRNCGAFSSEEAEDYLKMGVLNGLFVLGRSIGLIAHYLDQKRLRTGLYRHPWDDITYILPQLGSGPPGAEGRVEVQM from the exons ATGCCTTCGGCCACCACCCCCGCCAACGGCGCCAAGGCAGCCAGCGGCCTGTCTGCCAACGACAACATCACACGCTTCTCGGCTCCCAGCCGTCCTTTGAGCCCTCTCCCCGAACATGCTTTGTTCAACGACAAGACCAGATGCTTCGTCTACGGTCTGCAGCCCCGCGCCGTCCAGGGCATGCTCGACTTTGACTTCATCTGCAAGCGCAAGACCCCCTCCGTTGCCGGCATCATCTACACCTTCGGTGGCCAGTTCGTCAGCAAGATGTACTGGGGAACCAGCGAGACTCTCCTGCCCGTCTACCAGGAGGTCCCCAAGGCCATTGCGAAGCACCCtgacgtcgatgtcgtcgtcaactTCGCCTCTTCCCGAAGTGTCTACACCTCCACCATGGAGCTGATGGAGTTCCCCCAGATCAAGACCATTGCCATCATTGCTGAGGGTGTCCCTGAGCGT CGTGCCCGTGAGATTGCCCACAAGGCTCAGCTCAAGGGCATCACCATCATTGGCCCCGCCACTGTCGGTGGTATCAAGCCCGGCTGCTTCAAGATCGGTAACACCGGTGGTATGATGGACAACATCGTTGCCTCCAAGCTCTACCGCAAGGGCTCCGTCGGTTACGTCTCCAAGTCTGGAGGTATGTCCAACGAGCtcaacaacatcatcgccaacaacaccgacgGTGTCTACGAGGGTGTTGCCATCGGTGGTGACAGATACCCTGGAACCACCTTCATCGACCACCTGCTCAGATACCAGGCCGACCCCGACTGCAAGATCCTTGTCTTGCTCGGTgaggttggtggtgttgaggaATACAAGGTCATCAAGGctgtcgaggacggcgtcatcACCAAGCCCATCGTTGCCTGGGCCATTGGTACCTGCGCCAGCATGTTCAAGACTGAGGTCCAGTTCGGTCACGCCGGTGCTTTCGCCAACTCCACCCTGGAGACGGCTAAGACCAAGAacgagaagatgaaggaggcCGGCTTCTACGTCCCCGAGACCTTCGAGGACATGCCCCAGGTCCTCAAGGCTCTCTACGACAGCCTGGTCAAGAACGGTACCATCAAGCCCCAGCCCGAGCCCGTCGTTCCCAAGATTCCCATCGACTACTCCTGGGCTCAGGAGCTCGGTCTCATCCGTAAGCCCGCTGCCTTCATCTCCACCATTTCGGACGACCGTGGCCAGGAGCTCCTGTACGCTGGCATGCCCATCTCGGATGTTTTCAAGGAAGAGATCGGAATCGGTGGTGTCATGTCCCTGTTGTGGTtccgtcgccgcctgccCCCCTACGCATCTAAGTTCCTCGAGATGGTTCTCATGCTCACTGCCGACCACGGTCCCGCCGTGTCCGGTGCCATGaacaccatcatcaccacccgTGCCGGCAAGGACCTCATCTCCTCGCTCGTCGCCGGTCTGTTGACCATTGGTTCCCGCTTCGGTGGTgccctcgatggcgccgccgaggagttCACCAAGGCCTTCGACAAGGGCCTGAGCCCCCGTGAGTTCGTCGACAACATGCGCAAGGCGAACAAGCTCATCCCTGGTATTGGCCATCGCGTCAAGTCCCGCAACAACCCTGATCTCCGTgtcgagctcgtcaaggagTACGTCAAGGCCAAGTTCCCTAACCACAAGCTGCTCGACTACGCCCTGGCCGTTGAGACCGTCACCACCTCCAAGAAGGACAACCTCATTCTCAACGTCGATGGCTGCATTGCCGTCTGCTTCGTTGACCTCATGCGCAACTGCggcgccttctcctcggaAGAGGCTGAGGACTACCTCAAGATGGGTGTCCTTAACGGTCTGTTTGTCCTCGGCCGTTCCATCGGTCTCATTGCCCACTACCTCGACCAGAAGAGACTGCGTACTGGTCTGTACCGTCACCCGTGGGACGACATTACCTACATCCTCCCCCAGCTCGGTTCCGGCCCGCCAGGCGCCGAGGGCAGAGTGGAGGTTCAGATGTAA